From a region of the Paralichthys olivaceus isolate ysfri-2021 chromosome 4, ASM2471397v2, whole genome shotgun sequence genome:
- the gucd1 gene encoding protein GUCD1, whose product MTEDAILLNVPVIRQLYHWDCGLACSRMVLKYLHPVDDEEFQRACWELKLTESVWTIDLAYLMCHLGIKHCFCTQTLGVDKGFRNQSFYKKHFDTEEDRVNELFLKAESKDVVVRKCSVTVQEIQSHLEQGHVAIVLVNAVVLTCELCSSPVKYCCFLPAGQKCFCRKPEYQGHFVVVCGFNRTTGCIYYNNPAYSDRVCCTSISNFEEARRSYGTDEDILLVFKES is encoded by the exons ATGACAG AGGATGCCATCCTGCTGAATGTCCCTGTCATTCGGCAGCTGTACCACTGGGACTGTGGGTTAGCCTGCTCCAGGATGGTGCTAAA GTACCTTCACCCAGTGGACGATGAGGAGTTTCAGAGAGCATGCTGGGAGCTGAAGCTAACAGAGAGTGTGTGGACTATTGACCTGGCTTACCTCATGTGCCATCTAGGAATCAAACACTGCTTTTGCACACAGACTCTGGGCGTTGATAAAGGTTTTAGGAATCAG TCCTTCTATAAAAAGCATTTTGACACAGAAGAAGACCGAGTGAACGAGCTCTTCTTAAAAGCAGAGAGCAAAGATGTGGTGGTGAGAAAATG TTCAGTAACCGTGCAGGAAATCCAGTCCCATCTGGAGCAGGGCCACGTTGCCATAGTGCTGGTTAATGCTGTCGTCTTGACATGTGAGCTGTGCTCCTCGCCTGTCAAATATTGTTGCTTCCTGCCCGCTGGTCAGAAGTGTTTCTgcaggaagccagagtaccaGGGTCACTTTGTGGTAGTGTGCGGCTTCAACAGGACCACAGGCTGTATTTACTACAACAACCCTGCGTATTCTGACA GGGTGTGCTGCACCAGCATCAGTAACTTCGAGGAGGCTCGGCGGAGCTACGGGACAGATGAAGATATTCTGTTAGTCTTTAAGGAGAGTTGA